One Staphylococcus simiae genomic region harbors:
- a CDS encoding CamS family sex pheromone protein yields MKRTLILLMSAIFILSACGNGKDDHSEKDNSKNNSNSNQTKQIATDKNVQGDNYRTLLPFKESQARGLLQDNMANSYNGGDFEDGLLDLSKEVFPTDNYLYQDGQFLDKKTINAYLEPKYTKSEIDKMSSKDKKEKKANENLGLNPSHEGETDPEKIANNSPAYLSNILEQDFYSSRDTKGKNIKGMTIGLAMNSVYYYHKDKDGPTYSKKLDDSEIKQQGKEMASEMLSRLRENDDLKDIPIHFAIYKQSSEDAITPGEFITQATADKGQTKLNEWHNINETSTLLPSSTAADYDENLNNNFKQFNDNLQSYFTNFTQAVGKVKFVDKKPKQLTIDLPIDYNGQAETIGITQYVTEQADKYFDKIDNYEIRIKDGNQPRALISKTKNDKKPQVHIYSN; encoded by the coding sequence ATGAAGCGTACATTGATATTATTAATGTCAGCGATCTTTATATTATCAGCTTGTGGTAATGGTAAGGATGACCATTCTGAAAAAGATAATAGTAAAAATAATAGTAATTCAAATCAGACAAAACAAATTGCTACAGATAAAAATGTACAAGGAGATAACTATCGTACATTATTACCTTTTAAAGAAAGCCAGGCTCGAGGTCTATTACAGGATAATATGGCTAATAGTTATAACGGTGGTGACTTTGAAGATGGCTTATTAGATTTAAGTAAGGAAGTTTTTCCAACTGATAACTATTTATATCAGGATGGACAGTTCTTAGATAAAAAAACAATCAATGCATACTTAGAACCTAAATATACTAAGAGTGAGATTGATAAAATGTCTAGTAAGGATAAGAAGGAGAAAAAAGCAAATGAAAATTTAGGTCTAAACCCATCACATGAAGGTGAAACAGATCCTGAAAAAATTGCTAATAACTCACCTGCTTACTTATCTAATATTTTAGAACAAGATTTTTATAGCAGTCGTGATACAAAAGGTAAGAATATAAAAGGTATGACGATTGGTTTAGCTATGAATAGTGTCTATTATTATCATAAAGATAAAGACGGCCCAACTTATAGTAAAAAATTAGATGACAGTGAAATCAAACAACAAGGTAAAGAAATGGCAAGTGAAATGTTATCAAGATTACGTGAAAATGATGACTTGAAAGATATCCCGATTCATTTTGCTATTTATAAGCAATCTAGTGAAGACGCTATTACGCCAGGCGAATTCATCACTCAAGCTACTGCCGATAAAGGTCAGACTAAACTAAATGAGTGGCATAATATTAATGAGACATCAACATTATTACCGTCTTCTACTGCAGCTGATTATGATGAAAATTTAAATAATAACTTTAAACAGTTTAACGATAATTTACAATCATATTTTACTAATTTCACACAAGCTGTAGGTAAAGTAAAATTTGTTGATAAAAAGCCTAAACAATTAACCATTGATTTACCAATCGATTATAATGGTCAAGCTGAAACAATTGGTATTACACAATATGTAACCGAACAAGCAGATAAATATTTTGATAAAATCGATAATTATGAAATAAGAATTAAAGACGGTAATCAACCAAGAGCATTGATTAGTAAAACTAAAAATGATAAAAAACCACAAGTTCATATTTATAGTAATTAA